The following nucleotide sequence is from Drosophila simulans strain w501 chromosome 3L, Prin_Dsim_3.1, whole genome shotgun sequence.
aaacacaaaaacgtGTGTTTGTTTCGTGTGTTTACCACAAGTAATTCGGACAGCAAACGGATTCTTTTTTCACGATTCGCAAGCACGTCGATCAAGTAAGCCTTAGCTATTAAATattacagaaataaaaatgtatcccatttgtacatattttattggAGCATTCTTCCGCTTAGATATCTTGAGAATTTGCCCATTTCCCAAAcgcatttaaaacatttttattgcccatttTTGCGCTTTACATCCGGCATTAAAACATCTCCTGCGCCAGGTAAAgataattttgatttgatattcgtgcaattttcccatttccattgttgATGGTCTGGCAGGGAATTTCGATTTGCGTTTACCCTTCATTTATTTCCAGCTGGAGATGCAAATAATGGTAGAAATGCCAGCAAAAATACTTTTACAGCAACAGGACTCCGGGGCCggttttcatttgaaattgctCACATTAAGGGGCATCAGAATCCCCCTTTTTATGGCACCCACATACTCTGTATCTGGgcaaatgtacatacatacatatatcccctTATTACCCAGCGCAGAGTACGAAATTAATTGTAACCAAACGTTTTGCTGCTTGCCGCAAACTTACTTTTATACTAGTTcatttgccacgcccctatCCCCCACGGAATGGACGCACAAAGACAACTAAAAGGGTATACACGCACAGcaacactgagagaaatgggTTCGGCTTCGATAGTATGttcaaaaattaacaattgcCTTATTTAAGACATATTTTCAGTGGCATTAAGCCTCTAGAAATTTTCTAGTAAATCATataatactttttaatttaaataacaaagtTGTTACAACAGTTTTTCCTGTGTGAGCTTATACAAACACGTGCATGTACATGTGGAGCATGAGGTAGCATCCCAACTAAGTAAATAATGCGTAAAACAAGTCAAGCGTTTTACAAACCCACCCATTTCGCCACCccgtttaccgttaaacaGAGGGGGTTTCCACTGCAAAACGGGGAGTTTCCCCATttagcagcagcagaaacagtcAATTGTAAAATTGCTGCAGCCAACAAAGCGTGGCAAGGAAGCTAAGCGAGTGCTCAGAACGGTTTCCATAGGTAGTTGTTGCCCGATGTTGATGACGGCTAGGATTGCCGGATTCCCGGCACAAGGATCTCTCCTCCGTATGTAATTCATTATAATGCTGACTGCGGCTGGAAGGCACTGACGGAAGAAGCCAGaagcaggaaaaaatatttgcgcacATGTGGCTAGAGTTTCCATCACTTCAGCGTGCTGCTGTTATTCTTGTTAAGGCTAAAATTGTCTGTCACTTTGAGACTTCCGTCATCTGCAGGATAAAAGCTGTGGGCGAAAATATGCGAGCGAAAATATGCGAGCGAAAAATGAGAACCCACTTTTTGGTTGTATGCTAAATACTTCACGGTCCTCTGTTTATGCAACAAGGATGTCTTTGAAAATAAGGATACCGCAAAAAAGCATACCTATATATTGGGATTAAGCAAATAGGGGATTTTAAtactaaaaagtttttaaaatttcgtGACGTGTGAAGATGAAACTTGAAACAAGTTCAAAATTTAACAACAATTgagaacaataaataaatggcacACAAAATCAAACTTTTTCTCGCTTATCTTTGTTTGACTTCCTTTCACTTTGACCCaccaaaaagtttttattttttatttttttataatgtcCTCGAAAAATGAGCGCCATAAATCATGGGGCGTAAACATGCCACCCCCATTTATCTCGCCTTACAAAGGAAAAACTTGCACCGTAAATTGGTATAAGCAGcaattacttaaaaaactCCGAACCTTGACTTGTTTAGCCAACCAATGAAAAACTTTATTGTCAACTATTTTTCCACAGCTCCATTTGCAGTTATTTACATGAGAAGAGCCACATTTTTGTTGTGTCtgatatgtattttttttttatattttctgcATACTTGCGACATCGCATTTTTGCACAAGACTTCTAAACGATATTTCGGACAATATGCAGCATGATATTTTTCATGCttattcaacaaaaaaaaatgagaagaGATTGCACATACGTTCCGCAcagaatttcaataaaatagaGCAGGAATTTATGTGCACGATATGTTTCCGAGATTCTATGAGCATGTAATTTGTGGGTATTTCTGTCACAGtttatttgcacaaaaatgtgcATTGCAGTATGCAGAGATCTAATGGTTTTTTTGAAACTAgcttttttaaattgaatttccaagTAGTATATACTAATATAATTgaatattgatttatttaattattatttttaatgagaagtattttatttcttcccTTTTGTAACCCCTTTTCATATCCtttgcaaataatttgtcTTATTATGCTCCCCACTTTCGGGCATCATCCATCTTAATCGCTTTGACTTCTTTGGGTGGTTTTTCCTCtcatttttcttcttttcccTTTTCTAATAAGCCTAATGGCAACGCTGTAGccattatttcaaagaaaagcgtctaaatataatttattccACATAAACTTGATTAAATGCTGCTCTCTACCACTTTCCCCGTTGCATTAGCATACgaaaagtggaaatggaaaaatcctACTTAAGTTCTTTCCTTCTGAAAAACAGTAAACTTTCCGCACACGCAGACCACatggaacaaaaaaaaaaaaaaaacgccaaaacagaaaagaaataaactcCTTTTGTGATGATAATGGCCTGGTTGAAATCCGCTTAGCGAAGGATACTTACATCTTGGCAGCTGCCACCTGCTGCTAGTCCTTCCATTTTGAACCGTCTATCTATCAGGCAGTTCGTCGAAAGCCCCATTCAATCAGATATATCATCAATCATGCCCAGCATATTTCCAGCGATGCCGAAACGAATgacaacaaacatttttgaaccaGCGCACATCGTAAATGTCGCATTCAAATTGCACAGAGAAAATCAGCAAATCGATGCGAAAATTCCGCAAAATTTCAATCATTTGGTTGAATACGATTTCCACTAGAGATGaattgcttttcattttgctcGAAATTTGGGTTAACAAACTCATTAGATCTCTTGGCATCATTATGCAAGCAGAGATACAGGTTCACTAGGACAGATagtatatacaaaaaaaagtagtTACAATTCCAACTAAAGGCAGAAAATAATAAGTTATTGTATGATGTatgatgaaaacaaaaagaaaaaacttaataaaattaagctacctatttgtaatataattttaaaatgttagcATTTTTCAACATTCTGTTCAATTGGCTTGATACACTATATATCGATTGCTATCTTTGTTAAATTATCTAATTTTTACCAACTAatgaatattataatttttgtatttattttgtcgAGTGCATAGTTACGCACCCATTAAGTATGCGCCGTGTGGTTCCACTTCCGCGTATCAATGCCGCCACAATGAcgctgtagctgctgctgctgctgctccatttAGCGTGAAAACATTTAAGCCAACAAAAGCAGATCTCAAACGCACCCACACAAGCGCGCCTCAAAGTGGCATACACCATGTATAAGATATTTTTACTGAAAAAAGAACTGCGGTGATGGTGAAGGTCAGGCAGTTGTTACGTTTTTTGGCCTAAACCCCATGGCcttttgctgttgttcttgttgcttcGCATGtagttaaattgtttttgccactGCTATTGCCCATTGCATCCGCCCTTTCATCTTACATCTCTTTGGCTCTCTTCGGTCATGCGCACTTTGACCTTGCGCGTAGCACAGTTTTTGCTGATGCTGTCTTGGACCTTAGTTGGCCGTATAACAGTTTAACAATTGCAGACTTTTGGGCGCTATTGAACTGCTTTTCtgcatttgctttgcttccttttgttttcataaCTTGTGTGTgtagtaaaaataaattttgttcgtatttttttcgttcttttttttgatTTAGGTATTTGCGCGTCAAATCGCCAATGGCGCCAAATGTTGAAAATGCAGCGCAAAAACCACAAATAATATTGTACGTATGAGTTATGTTCGCAGGATCAACATGCACGGGATTAGGCATTGGTTCGGTGTGAAAAATTCAActtttgtaatattttgtgtgaaaaacaagaaacgGAAAACTAACTTACAGTTTGAACTATTATTCTGCGTAGTATAAATAATTCCCAAGTAAAAGTTACGAACTATGTGTAAGATATGCCactaaattataatataatacatttttaacttaataataaaagaaaatgttaattataaCAGACAAAGGTAGATAATTTTGAGAAATATCCTAGATGACATGGTTCAGTCTCGTAATTTTTTCATTACCACCCTTAAGATGCCATCCAACCCCCAAGAACAGAAATATCTACCCCACTTATTTACTTATGCTGAGTACTGACTAACCAGCAAATTGTTTCAGTTCTATGCAGTTTCAAACTCGGAAATAATTGCCATTTTGTTGAAATTGGGCACTTGCAGTGAGATTTAAGTGCAGTAGGTAAATCGCTGTGATTGCCTCTTCAATCCACTTTAATGATTTGAGACTCTCTCTGTAGCGTTTTTTATATTATCTTACTCCTGATGatccttttgccattttaatgtCATTTTCATAATACGACCCGGCAccttcacatttttattatgttcAGAGTGGCCTGGGTAAATCTCTTTATCCACCCACCCGAGACTTTTACAAACTTTTATGACGCGCTCTTCAAAGTCACTTTTGCTCACTGTGAAGCTGACATCGCAAATGCGTATTTAATTCCACTTGTGTAGCttatgccacgcccactccattGGGCGTAGCGATTGTTGTTGATGCGTTAACATTAATAAATGTCAGCGCTTTTTCCGCTGCACTGTCAAAAACTTAGACTGCCTCATCTGgattacattttacataataCACACTTTTGGGCTTTAATAAAAGCTTActtgtaaatacattttttgaaaaataagcTACATCTTAAATTGGGTACAAAGCCTATTTATTaccttaattaatttgttttacgcttaaatttaaattacattatCATAACCATTAAATAGTTATGATTAAAGACATTAAATTTTGACGAATTGTTTTTACTTCCATATTCTATGCCTATttcgtaaaataaaatataaattttccgCAAGTGCGATAACAAACAGATGCTGATTGTCAAAGCTTCTTAAATTAATTAGTGTAATTCTTTATCTCACTCAATCTTGCCGTCTCTTTCACAGACTCTCTGTTTGAAAAGTGGCTGACAAGTAGATTTTCGTCATGGGCCATTTTTCTTGGGGCTATCGTGACCGAATGGAATTCCTCAGGCATATTGCATGCTTTCGTTTGGGCCTTCGCCATAATCGGCTTAAATGCCAgggaaatgaaaggaaaatatagGACGGTCGTCGCCTCAATCAATCACACTAAtgatcaatttcaattaactttaatcttcaattaaaaaatcaaataaatgcaCATACACCCAGGGCAGGATGACTTTTTGATTGCCTGCCAATGGGGGGATGGTTGGTAAATtatcccttttggccaaactaAGCTGCAACTTTCTGTGACTAACACACACCCATGTGTTAGCCAGGATTTTGCCTTGGCTTCTCCTGCCATTTGCTcgttcatttttttctttttccgcAAAACCTCTTGCAAATTTTCGTTCGAGACTagcaacttttcaatttgcctCTGATGGGAAATCGGAATGGGGGAAATCCAACTACATATTTGCCTTCAATTTAAGTGATGAGAACATCTCGTTTCAGCCAATTTCCTCGTCGTCCTTCCTCAAATAActcaattatttatatatttgctcGGAATTTGCCGAACTTTAGTCAAGCGGGATAAAAAGAGAGAGGACTTCAGCAAACTCGGACTAAGCAGCTCAGCAGAAAGTTTGTTTAACCGATTTATTAAGCAATTAGAAGGGAACTGAAAGGAAATGAATGAGACTACATATTTGAAGTGCTATTTGGAAACTAACCAGACCATTTGTTTACTGGCTACAACAATTGTTAATTTATGGTTTAAACTTAAAAGTCATTCATTATTTTGTCAATTGTATGAATGCTTTTTTAGTTAAGCGTATAACTTCAAGAATATTAGAAACAAcgattgaataataataaatttaacattaataaaaaaaacagagaaattcaattcaaatgaCATTATATAACAAGCAATTGTAGGCAAACTTATAGTATGAAAACCAAGTAAAAAAACGGTGACCTGTTTTTGTCAGCTGCCTAAAAAACCAGCAACTTGggaaaaaaaaccaaccaaaataGAGATGCAAAAAAGCCGCAAAATTGGGacacaaaaactaaacaagaaataaataaaatacggGTCGATGGCACTGACATATTCTGCAATCATTTGATTGCAACTTtcaataaaatggcaaacaagaCTTGCTCCACAttcaatggcaaacaaatgaatgcaaatgGCCAGAAGGGCagcaaaaaaagcaaaaacaaaaagtaaaaaagtaGAAAATACCAGTGCTCAAATGGCAGATGATGCGTCCTTCAGTGACTTTCGATATCCTCAGTATCCCACTCATGCGGATACCTACTAAAGGGAAgtagaaattaaaaacactcAAACTGTGTGTTATCCAGTCAGCCACTAGAGGACGAGATTGAAGATTGCCAAAGGACCGGAATCGGACCAAGGATAAGTGCATAAGTCCTGTTGGAAAtcatgcaaaaaaaaaaaaagagaagcgCCCAGCTGGGGAAATCAATATTATGCAGACTGACAGACAAGTAGATATCATTCTACCGCTCCATGCGATGAGTGGAATGTGAGTTCAACTGTTGCACAGACACTTGCCACCGGTTGAAATTGCCACTTGACAAATTTCCACGCCCCTTGCACCTCTTCGTACCTCGTGAAACTTTTCCGGGAACTTGGTCCTGCAGGAAAATAACCCAAATATATAAGACCAGAAAAGTTTTCGCTGCCACGGAACCCAGGAACTTGACCAACCATTTCACATGGCTAATCGTCAAATACCATGGACATGCGATCTCGATTCCCCGACATGTCTCTctcattaaaaagtaaaataaacaagcgcaaaaaactttttcgaaTCAAATGTGAACTGCAAAACTGAAAGCAACAGCCAAAAACAGTGCGGAAAAATGGGGGGGGGCGAAAAAAATAGTAGAGCAAAACCACTTGAGAAAGCAgccaaagttttccatttataACGAGCTCTCTGGTGGAGCTCTCCAGTGGACTGTAGAGGGCAGAGTTCAGGGGGCAAAAGGCTGGATGGATGGCCTGACTGCTGTACAAATAGAAACAGCACCGACCGGCTGGCTTAGTCATAAGCGAGAGTTGAACGCGAGTTTTTGCAaggacatacatacatgtgcaCTGAGAGAATATTTCCCCAGCTAAATAATTGGTGGCCCTCagtttaaagaaaatttaagaaatattttgacCCTAAAGATAAGCACAATCTATTTTATCTCCAAATTACTCACATATTTCGTGTTCTAGATTAAACTTTCCCCATAAGCAATAGgtatttttttgcagtgccacCATTTAGGAGGCCATGTATCTTCTGCTGTCTCATTTTCAATGTGTGCTTGGCAAAACTTTAAATGTGGCGGTAATGAAATTGTTGGCAGCAAATGTTGTCAACACTAATACCTAAATACCAccatactatatatatacggGCTGCACATAAGGACCTACACTCAGACAGACATCATCAACACCATTTTATGACATGGTTCCGGTGGAGCGGCATCCTGCAGATTCACCAAAGCCGAAAAGTTCTGCAAAATGCTAACCCAActgaaacaacaaatattGCCAGCAACTTTAAGTGAAAACTGCTTTGGGCTTAGAGTTACAGATACACTTTGCtgttgtttcttgtttttggcttaaacAGCATGTGAGTCACTTAAGATACCAAGGCAGCATCAAAAGTGCTTTGGAAATGTGATTTTCAATTCGATTATAGGAAAAGTTTTAATGGTATATTAAGGGAACTAAAATGCGTGTTCTTTCATGgacttataaaaatatcattaaatCATTAGTTTTATTCAAAGTTGTGCAGTAAATTAAAAGGGTTTCAAGCGCAATATCCAGTATtccttaaattataaaaacaaatgaaacaaCATATGCTAGCAGTATAAAAGTTAAttcaaacttttatttttcattacaTCCATTCAACCGTGTAATATGAACAAAAAACTAGTTATAAACCGACTGAAAATAATCGATTGCACTTTGAAACCAAACCtattagttagttagttagttagatGGTTATCTGCGTAAACCAATTACGGAAATAATGTGCGCATGTGTTACCACTAAACGCATTACTAGTTAgagtttattaatttggcaGCCATTCTGTTGATGTAAGTCAAAcgaattccatttaatttcgTTAATCATCCAGATAATCAATGCAGCTCATTTGCATGAATTAACGAGCTGGTTAAGTTTTGCGTTCAATTAGCCGCTTAAATCATTAGTTTTACCTTGAATTATACAGTGCATAATTGAGGAAACAGCTGTTGGTTGGACTCAATCTCATCACTTGAATGGCAAGTAGACTATTATCATATTGGGAATGAACTGAATATTCAGTTTGGgttatatatacttttatacaaattaaatctGAATATTAAACGGGCTTAAgaactaaaataaatgtgtataaaCGTTTATTTGAAATACCCTTGCAAAGCAGCCCTTGAACTCAACATCTGGctgataattttttttgcctgATGTATTTGGAACACAAGCCTCAGTCAAACTCATACTTCGAAAGTGTCGTGTACCTAGTCCCGTTTTGGAAAACATAGAAAAAAATCAGTAAAGTTTTCATCAAAATTTTTTGTCGTATTTCGTGTCTTGTGTTTCATGTTTCGTGAAAAAAGTTGTTTGCTTGCCACATAAACGGTTGAATCGCGAATACGCCGCATAACGAAAGTGAATACGAAATTTACAGTAGTAGTAACTAAATTTGGTCCGAGCAGACAAGTTAATAGGAATtcaaaatgaacaaattacAAAGCGTTCTGAAGTCAGTAGTCCAGCGTCGTCTGCCCGTGTCCCATTTGATCCAAATACGTACCGCCTGCGGTGGTGAACCCAAGCCCTCCAAGGGTCTAGTGCTCGGTGTTTATCAGAAGGAGAACGACAATGACCCAAAGCTGACGCCAGCTGGCGAAAAGATCAATGATCGGCTGCATGGCAAGTTGCAGGAGATGATTTGCGAGAGCAAAATCACGGGCCACTTGGGCAGGGGCAAGATATTCAACAACATAGATCCAGAGTTTCGCAGTATGGCAGTGGTTGGTGTCGGCCTCGAGGGCATCGGCTTCAACGAACTGGAAATGCTCGATGAGGGCATGGAGAATGTACGTGTGGCGGCTGGAATTGGAGCACGATCCTTGCAAGAGATTGGCGTTTCGGAGGTCTTTGTAGATGGCATGGACTATGCCGAACAGGCCGCCGAGGGTGCCGTTCTGGCCGTTTGGCGGTATTGTGACATGAACTCCAAGAGGAAGGCACCACACATCCCCAAACTGGAGCTGTACGAATCTCCGGACTATGAAGGTTGGACCCGGGGTGTCTTCAAGGCTGAGGCTCAGAATTTAGCTCGCAGGATGTGTGATACACCTGCCTGCTGCATGACACCAACACTCTTTGCCCAGGCCACGGTAGATGCACTGTGTCCCTGTGGCATCACCGTGGAAATCCGCACCATGGAGTGGATTGAACAGCAGCGTCTTCATTCGTTCCTCATGATTGCCAAGGGCAGCTGTGAGCCACCGGTTCTGATGGAGATCACCTATTGCGGCACCAATCCCGAGGATAAGCCCATTTTGTTCCTGGGCAAGGGCGTTACCTTCAACTCGGGCGCCATGAATCTGAGGAAATGCAGGGGAATGGAGGAGTACAGGGCTTGCATGTCGGGAGCAGCATCCTGTGTGGCCATGATGCGTTGCGTTGCGGCCTTGGCCCTCCCCATCAATATCTGCTGCATCCTCCCGCTGTGCGAGAACATGCCATCGGGAATGGCCTGTAAGCCAGGCGATGTGGTCACCCTGATGAATCACAAATCAATGGCTGTACGAGATATGGACAAGGCCGGAGTCGTCGTAATGGCGGATCCCTTGCTCTACGGACAGAGCACCTACAAGCCTCGCTTGGTAGTCGATGTGGCCACCTTGGGTTCAGGTGTGAAGAAGGCTTTCGGCGGCGGAGCCACCGGTATATTCTCCAATTCCCATTACATCTGGAAGCAGTTCCAGTCCGCAGGAGCTCTGACTGGCGATCGAGTTTGGCGTTTGCCATTGTGGAATTATTATAGGAAGCAAATCACCGATGAAATGGGTTACGATTTGAGCAATGATGGTCGTGGATTGGCGAATTCCTGTCTGGCGGCAGCGGTGCTCCACGAACTGGTACCCTGTGTGGATTGGGCTCATCTGGACACCCGGGGCACTGGACTGCTAACCAAGTATGGACTGGTACCCTATCTCACCGCAAAGTACATGACAGGCAGGCCAACTCGCACTCTGGCGCAGTTCCTCTACCAAATGGCCTGTCCCGCCAACCAAAAGTGAAATGGGATTGAAAATGCAGTCGGCGTAATCCGATCGGAATCAAAGCCGAATTGCTAAGAAGTGCACAGCAGATAATCTTTTGTGTAAAAGAGTCCAATGTCAGAACGTTTTGTTAAGATAACCTGTGGAGTGTCCAAAGTTGTCAAATTTTCTGTGAgatgtataatatataaagcttttaaacaaaaattcaattctTTCTAAAAGGCACACCTGCCCTTGGCCAAATTAAAGACCTCAAGGACGAATAATGGCTAGCCGAGCACACGTTGCCCTCCCAATTAGACAAACAAATTTACCCAATTTTCACACATTTGACACGTTCCACCCATTTCGAAGGCCTCCTTCGCCACAAATGCTGAAATGAAATGGGGGCCAGGTTCGGGGGGAGGGGTGTATTTGGGGGCATCCTGGGCTGGCAAAAGGATATTTGCATATCCACAAGAGCTCACCTCGCTCCCAGCCGTGTGTCTTTGTTGATGAAATTGCTCCGGGATATTACTTTGAATTATCATAAATAACCGAGGAAAGGCGATGGCAATGGCGATATGTGTGCCAGTACGTGTGTATCCTGCGGTTGGTAAAAGGATCAGGTGGTCCTTGCAGCACATTCATGGGTTGGATATTAAACCTGAATGTATTCTTGCTTTCTGCAATACATATTTGAATGTATGTAACAATTTTAAGCTTATTCGAAAATGTAAAAGTTAAGTTATTTTAGTGTTGATTTTCTT
It contains:
- the LOC6737553 gene encoding cytosol aminopeptidase; translation: MNKLQSVLKSVVQRRLPVSHLIQIRTACGGEPKPSKGLVLGVYQKENDNDPKLTPAGEKINDRLHGKLQEMICESKITGHLGRGKIFNNIDPEFRSMAVVGVGLEGIGFNELEMLDEGMENVRVAAGIGARSLQEIGVSEVFVDGMDYAEQAAEGAVLAVWRYCDMNSKRKAPHIPKLELYESPDYEGWTRGVFKAEAQNLARRMCDTPACCMTPTLFAQATVDALCPCGITVEIRTMEWIEQQRLHSFLMIAKGSCEPPVLMEITYCGTNPEDKPILFLGKGVTFNSGAMNLRKCRGMEEYRACMSGAASCVAMMRCVAALALPINICCILPLCENMPSGMACKPGDVVTLMNHKSMAVRDMDKAGVVVMADPLLYGQSTYKPRLVVDVATLGSGVKKAFGGGATGIFSNSHYIWKQFQSAGALTGDRVWRLPLWNYYRKQITDEMGYDLSNDGRGLANSCLAAAVLHELVPCVDWAHLDTRGTGLLTKYGLVPYLTAKYMTGRPTRTLAQFLYQMACPANQK